The genome window CCAGGAAAATGCACTTCAGTGCATACACCACAAACATTCATCATTGTGCCGTCTTAGAACTCGCCTTCTCCACCATGGCCAACCACACTGGCAGTCCAGAGACCAACCAGTCCCCACCAGTTAACCTTCCAGCCTCTCCAGAGCCCCTCGCGACCCTGGCCCTTGTAGACTGTGGCGGCAACGCCCTTAGTCTTAGCCTTGCCTTTCTTTGCTGCGGCCGGTTTCGTGCTGGTGACCTCGTGAGTTCCCTCTTCATTCACGATATGGAACATGGTGCCAAAAGTGCCTTCATAACGTCCTGGGGGGACAATAGTTGTAAATTGTTGGTCAGGACCGCTAAGTGCTTGCACATATTCGTGGCTTGACAGAACCGAGACCTGACCACGTCGAAGGACAGTCTCAATGGGAAGCTTGAGCAGGATTGCAGATGATGAGGCGACAAATTTGGCGATAGAGAAGGTCATTGGCGAGACATGGCTGTCGATCATAAACTGAGTTCGGAGAACCAGGGGTGTTGAGAGAGTGATAAGAGGGTGGATCAGGGAGTTAAGGACGGTTGGCAGTACTAGCATCGACGAGCACAGGTATGAGGGGAGGTTTCTGAGGGTGGCTAGCGTCCTGCGCTGGCCGTTGGAGCTCGGAGTAACGATAAGTCTGACCAAAGTTAGCTTTGCCTTTGCAACCAAGATGCGATAGATCATACCTAGTTCGCACCAAGTCTAATGGCGAGAGGGCGAGGCCTGTAGCCACGGCAGCTGCAGCGGCAACAAAGAGCGACGCCCAAGGATAAGGCGAGGCGATATCGATCATGCGGTCGATGTCCTCTCTAACGCCCATGTCCGGGACATTGAAGATCGCACTGAGAAAACTTCTACCCCAGTTTTCCAGCAGCGACTGCAATACTGTATAGAGAAATGTCGCATTTGATCCCTTCCATACACCCCAAGCACCTTCTTTTCCCCATAGCTGCCCGATCACTTCAAGAATCGAGTCTGGTCGGCGAAGTGTGAGGTAATGTTCCGGAAGATTCGGTTTCTTCGCAGGAGAGGGAGCTCGTCGACCGTGTGAGCCTCTGGGAGTCGAAGGACTGGGAGTCGATGGTACGTGGGATGTGAAATAGGCAGGTTCCTCGCCTTCAGAGTCTGAGTCTCCAAACTATGCGTCATGATTTAGCGGTGTACCTCCCACCAAGCTCGAAATTCACTTACACCACCATACATAGAGCTTCCGTGGAAAGAGGGCTGCCTCTTAGGCGTCTCCGGCTCAACGGGGGTTTCGTATGCAGCATTTTCATCCTGGTTCCGGACCTGAAGCAATGTCTTTGCTACCTCGAAAGGTTGGGCCATGAGCACCGAGGTGTACTTCCATAGCAGCTCGTCGATAAGGTCCTTGACATTCTGGACCATAGACGGGGAGGTATCGCCCAAGTAATCATTGTATTCGAGGTCGGATAGTATATCGCGTGCTTTGGAGGCATACCTTTCACCAGCTGCAGTCACATGTCGTCCATCGGGGAATGGGTTTGGGCTGGGGGTCGACTTATTGACTGTCTCGGCGGCTTCTCCAATTGTGGGAGGGATATAGTACGGCCTCAAGGGATTGACGCCTTCTCTGTGAGTCGACATGGCTGGCCCAGACAACACGACGACATAAACCTctataagaaataattatagagAAAATGCGATAGTTGAGAGCTCCAACGTTACCCGATTCTCACCAGAGAAAATGAAATCATGCCTGCCCATGGCCCCACCCCGGCCACCCGGAGTTAGACGTCGGACTCCGGCCAATGAATTTCCCGGCCGAAAGCGCTGTTTTGCTGATCCGCTATCCGAAGCTACTCACTTTTTTTCGGGCTTGCTTAATATCATCTTGGACGTGAGAGGACGAGACGGGGGCATAAGCGTCCATTGACTGAAATTGGCGCATCTAGAGCCTCCCAACACTTTCCCTCTTCAACTTAAGGACTGTCCAGCTTGTCATTGAATATATAACTTTCGAGCCCCTCAATTCCTCCATTAATATTCCACGAGAACCCCGCCAATATCCCCGAATTCGCCGAAACTATGTCTGCGTCACGATCCTTTGCGACTTGCTTGGCCAAGCTCTCGGCTACGGCACCTCGAACAATACAGTTGATGCGACTTGGTCAGAATGTACTGTCTCAGAAAGCCAAGGGTCGATCTTCTACAATCTCTCGATTTACTCGCTTCTCGCCTGTTTCCCATAGAGCATTTACTACCACGACGCAACGGCGCCATGGACATATTGACCCCCCGAAGCCCGGTGAGGAGTATGTTGAATTTAAGATCCCAACTGGAAAGCATTTGACTGACATTACTTAGACTTTATGTCACATTCATCGAGAAGGACGGCACAGAGAACAAGTTTGCTGTTTCGGAAGGGGACAACCTTCTCGATATCGCCCAAGCAAACGATCTAGAGATGGAGGGCGCATGCGGAGGATCTTGCGCCTGCTCGACATGCCATGTTATCGTTGCCGACGACGCATATTTCGACAAGATGCCCGAACCcgaggatgacgagaacGACATGCTGGACCTGGCCTTTGGACTCACCGAGACGAGTCGATTGGGCTGCCAAGTTAAGATGACCAAGGAGCTAGACGGCCTAGTGGTGAAGCTGCCATCCATGACGAGGAACCTGCAAGCGAGCGACTTCAGTTAAGAAGCTTAATGAAGCACATGTTTTGATATGAGATGAGGAAAGCTCTGTACTTGTAAAACTACTGTATTTGGAAAAGACCAGGCGATGGCGGGGGACTCAGGTGCATCATACGGGGTATCTTTGTTGTGACATTTAGTTGTAAGGCCGGAAGAGCATGGCATGATGATTCCACTACTCCTCTTAAACGAAAGAAAGTAATGAACACACTGAAATGATATTACGCCTCTTCCAGCGCTCCCTTTTTCAACCCACCGCCTCCTGAGGCGATCAATTCCAAGAATCCCTTCTTACTCATCTCATTTACCTTTTCCTCTCGCTTCTTCATACCGATAACACCCTCCTTTTTCACAcccttctcagcttcaatagCCTTGACTTGTGCGGCACGAACGGCGTTGAACAGCTTGACAACACCACGCTGCGCAACCTTTCGTAGCCTCCTCTCTGTCACCATAATTTCCGATGTCGATGTCTCGAGCTCTCCAGTGGTGTCGTTTGTGGTTGCGATAAGAACATCCTTCACACGGCCCTTCTCGAAAgctcgcttcttctgctcgCGCATCTGCTTTTTCGCCTTGGATTCTAAGGCGCTGTCGACAGCGGCCTTGGAGGCTTCGTGGGCTGCGGCACTTCGGGCGAGGACAGGATCTGATCGCTTGGACGATGATAGTTTGGTAGAGAGAATCTTGGAGAGCGATGTTGCGAAGGCACTGGGGTCGTTTCGCTTCGACTTTTTGCGTTTGTTTGTGGAAgcgccatcctcatcgtcatcatctgagccttcgtcgtcatcatcctcttcctcttcgtcagaTTCGGCTTCTGGATTGCTGTCTCTGGCATTCTTGGCGTTTGTTGTTGTCTTCTTCAGGGGTTTATTTGGCACCGCGCCCTCGTCTTCTGAGCTTGAAACTTCATTTTCGGAGTCGCCAACATCGTCCACCTTGGCATTGTGAATATCGTCGTCGGAATCAAGCAGATTTACAGCGTCAAACTCTTGCGCTTCCTCGGATTCAGAGTCACTGTTGTAATCTCGGagttgttttctcttttgcttctttgtgGGCCTTTGTAGACGACCATCGTGTTGtctcttctttttgtttCCAGGTCCGGCCATTGCGAAATGTTTGTGGTgagttgatgaagctgagataTTCAATGCCTCCAGAGCAAATCGTCGCGGATCTGAATTGGACGTCAAACTTTTGAGAATTTTGCCAGGGAAATTTTCTGGCCAGTGGAGGGGTGGGCCTGGGCGGTGAGCTAAGCTCTGTGGATGGACAGTGGGGCTGATGCTAAGTTAGTGGGGCCGTGTTTTAAGAGAGGAGCAGGTATTACTCTATGGAATTGTTTATGTCCTGGTTTAGGGTCAAGGAAGAGATTCCAAGGTGA of Fusarium musae strain F31 chromosome 5, whole genome shotgun sequence contains these proteins:
- a CDS encoding hypothetical protein (EggNog:ENOG41); its protein translation is MSTHREGVNPLRPYYIPPTIGEAAETVNKSTPSPNPFPDGRHVTAAGERYASKARDILSDLEYNDYLGDTSPSMVQNVKDLIDELLWKYTSVLMAQPFEVAKTLLQVRNQDENAAYETPVEPETPKRQPSFHGSSMYGGFGDSDSEGEEPAYFTSHVPSTPSPSTPRGSHGRRAPSPAKKPNLPEHYLTLRRPDSILEVIGQLWGKEGAWGVWKGSNATFLYTVLQSLLENWGRSFLSAIFNVPDMGVREDIDRMIDIASPYPWASLFVAAAAAVATGLALSPLDLVRTRLIVTPSSNGQRRTLATLRNLPSYLCSSMLVLPTVLNSLIHPLITLSTPLVLRTQFMIDSHVSPMTFSIAKFVASSSAILLKLPIETVLRRGQVSVLSSHEYVQALSGPDQQFTTIVPPGRYEGTFGTMFHIVNEEGTHEVTSTKPAAAKKGKAKTKGVAATVYKGQGREGLWRGWKVNWWGLVGLWTASVVGHGGEGEF
- the YAH1 gene encoding mitochondrial matrix iron-sulfur protein (EggNog:ENOG41), with amino-acid sequence MSASRSFATCLAKLSATAPRTIQLMRLGQNVLSQKAKGRSSTISRFTRFSPVSHRAFTTTTQRRHGHIDPPKPGEELYVTFIEKDGTENKFAVSEGDNLLDIAQANDLEMEGACGGSCACSTCHVIVADDAYFDKMPEPEDDENDMLDLAFGLTETSRLGCQVKMTKELDGLVVKLPSMTRNLQASDFS
- a CDS encoding hypothetical protein (BUSCO:EOG092653LT) produces the protein MAGPGNKKKRQHDGRLQRPTKKQKRKQLRDYNSDSESEEAQEFDAVNLLDSDDDIHNAKVDDVGDSENEVSSSEDEGAVPNKPLKKTTTNAKNARDSNPEAESDEEEEDDDDEGSDDDDEDGASTNKRKKSKRNDPSAFATSLSKILSTKLSSSKRSDPVLARSAAAHEASKAAVDSALESKAKKQMREQKKRAFEKGRVKDVLIATTNDTTGELETSTSEIMVTERRLRKVAQRGVVKLFNAVRAAQVKAIEAEKGVKKEGVIGMKKREEKVNEMSKKGFLELIASGGGGLKKGALEEA